A region of Helicobacteraceae bacterium DNA encodes the following proteins:
- the xseA gene encoding exodeoxyribonuclease VII large subunit codes for MNALSVSELTAQIKASLETSFSVVCVRGETGRVVHHASGHVYFSLKDGGATIDAVLFRANAAKLKFRLETGMQAIVIGGLSVYPPQGRYQIIAQSVEPDGAGALAAAYEQLKKKLAALGYFDESRKKPLPKYPKTIALVTSASGAALQDMLRVAQKRWLLTRLICINTIVQGEAAPNSVIRSIALADRLKPDAIVLARGGGSIEDLWSFNDENVARAMFEASTPIVSAIGHEIDFVITDFVADKRAPTPSAAMETLLPDMNEERMRLDDLNATLGERLDVFLTQKEGYLNHLKTMLKQLSPLAKIERNRAETAQLSARLDDRFRAYLTHRAALIDHLRAMLKQLSIAARIERFILQTEQLKQQLTLSFGFALKSRSGDLERLNAQLNALDPSKRLPVKTAQLILNGKVASVGELKPNDRFTIIDGRHSAIAEAKEIKPL; via the coding sequence ATGAACGCGCTAAGCGTAAGCGAGCTTACCGCGCAGATCAAGGCTTCGCTCGAAACAAGCTTCAGCGTCGTTTGCGTCAGGGGCGAAACGGGGCGCGTTGTTCATCACGCGAGCGGACACGTCTATTTCTCGCTTAAAGACGGCGGCGCGACCATCGACGCGGTGTTGTTTCGCGCTAACGCAGCCAAGCTGAAATTTCGCTTAGAAACGGGCATGCAGGCGATTGTCATAGGCGGATTAAGCGTCTATCCGCCGCAGGGGCGCTACCAGATCATAGCTCAAAGCGTGGAGCCGGACGGCGCGGGCGCGTTGGCGGCGGCTTACGAGCAGTTGAAAAAAAAGCTCGCCGCTCTAGGATATTTCGACGAAAGCCGCAAAAAACCGCTTCCAAAATACCCTAAAACGATCGCGCTTGTAACCAGCGCCAGCGGCGCGGCGCTTCAGGATATGCTTCGCGTGGCGCAAAAGCGTTGGCTCTTAACGCGCCTAATATGTATCAACACGATCGTGCAGGGCGAGGCGGCGCCAAACAGCGTTATTAGATCGATCGCCCTCGCCGATCGGTTAAAACCCGACGCGATCGTATTAGCGCGAGGCGGCGGATCGATAGAGGACCTGTGGAGCTTCAACGACGAGAACGTAGCGAGAGCGATGTTTGAAGCCTCGACGCCGATTGTTAGCGCGATCGGACACGAGATCGATTTTGTTATAACCGATTTTGTCGCCGACAAACGCGCTCCGACTCCTAGCGCCGCTATGGAGACGCTGCTGCCCGATATGAACGAAGAGCGTATGCGCCTAGACGATCTAAACGCGACGCTAGGCGAGCGCCTCGACGTTTTTCTGACGCAAAAAGAGGGGTATCTAAACCACCTTAAAACGATGTTAAAACAGCTTAGCCCTCTGGCAAAAATCGAGCGAAACCGAGCCGAAACCGCGCAGCTTAGCGCGAGGTTGGACGATCGCTTTCGCGCCTATTTGACGCATAGAGCCGCTTTGATAGATCATCTAAGAGCGATGTTAAAGCAGCTTAGCATAGCCGCGAGGATCGAGCGGTTTATACTGCAAACGGAGCAGTTAAAACAACAGCTAACGCTATCGTTCGGATTTGCGCTCAAAAGCCGATCGGGCGATCTAGAACGGTTAAACGCCCAGCTTAACGCGCTTGATCCTAGCAAAAGATTACCCGTAAAAACCGCGCAGCTTATTTTGAACGGCAAGGTCGCGAGCGTAGGGGAGCTAAAACCGAACGATCGCTTTACTATCATAGACGGACGCCATAGCGCGATCGCGGAGGCAAAGGAGATAAAACCGCTCTAA